A region of Primulina huaijiensis isolate GDHJ02 unplaced genomic scaffold, ASM1229523v2 scaffold23605, whole genome shotgun sequence DNA encodes the following proteins:
- the LOC140967134 gene encoding protein EMSY-LIKE 3-like isoform X3, whose product MEYEAIDSSGTDDDCPQLQYNRVPVGGRVTENGRAFVGLSSYQRMQGDMESQIHNLEKIAYGAVLRAFKAQSNALSWEKEGLITELRRELRVSDDEHRETLSEVNADELIQRIREWKEAVGNRSAVVNAPQHVNNQLPSPTISQSRKKQKTFQPGNQFGTSSQSFHPQSVTSNVTPLPSAVKRGPPLGPGGRRINAPVFPSAKPMQHEFVDQYSTGVPVDDPAESIRGPLIGRRVMIKWPADNNFYEALITDYNPADGRHSLVYDSNTPNATLEWVDIKEVPPEDIRWVGDNPLISRPGESGVQAGGGSDAGRGRISSLNHIPNEIRTLRNGVVKEDLGEIEILHTDTLINKVKKVLDASHPDEQEMEKAKKMLKEHEQTLIEVIAKLSVACDSDGEHP is encoded by the exons ATGGAATATGAAGCTATAGACAGTAGTG GTACTGATGATGATTGTCCCCAGCTGCAGTATAATAGAGTTCCCGTTGGTGGTCGTGTTACAGAAAATGGAAGAGCATTTGTAGGTTTATCATCATATCAAAGGATGCAAGGTGATATGGAGTCTCAAATCCACAATCTGGAGAAAATAGCATACGGTGCAGTTCTACGAGCTTTTAAAGCTCAGTCTAATGCCCTATCTTGG GAGAAAGAAGGTCTGATAACAGAACTAAGGAGAGAACTGAGGGTTTCAGATGATGAGCACAGAGAAACGCTTTCTGAGGTCAATGCGGATGAGCTCATTCAGAGAATCAGAGAGTGGAAAGAGGCAGTTGGGAACCGCAGTGCGGTGGTCAATGCTCCACAGCATGTCAACAACCAACTACCCAGTCCAACAATTTCACAATCTCGGAAAAAGCAGAAGACGTTCCAGCCAGGAAATCAATTTGGCACATCATCTCAATCTTTTCACCCTCAGTCGGTAACCTCGAACGTGACACCTTTACCTTCAGCTGTAAAACGGGGACCTCCGTTAGGACCCGGTGGCCGGAGGATTAATGCT CCTGTTTTTCCATCTGCGAAACCCATGCAACATGAGTTTGTTGATCAATATTCCACTGGTGTTCCTGTGGATGACCCGGCTGAAAGCATACGTGGCCCATTAATTGGTAGAAGGGTGATGATAAAATGGCCGGCGGACAATAATTTCTATGAGGCGCTCATTACTGATTACAATCCTGCAGAT GGCCGTCATTCTTTGGTTTATGATAGCAACACACCAAATGCAACCTTGGAATGGGTTGATATTAAGGAG GTTCCCCCTGAGGACATTCGATGGGTGGGTGATAATCCTTTAATATCTCGACCAGGTGAGAGTGGTGTACAAGCTGGTGGTGGATCTGATGCAGGAAGAGGGAGGATATCCTCATTGAACCATATTCCAAATGAAATTCGAACATTACGGAATGGGGTTGTCAAGGAAGATTTGGGAGAAATTGAGATACTTCACACAGACACATTAATAAATAAG GTGAAGAAGGTGCTTGATGCAAGTCACCCTGATGAACAAGAGATGGAGAAAGCTAAGAAAATGCTCAAG GAACATGAACAAACGTTGATCGAAGTGATAGCAAAACTCTCAGTTGCATGTGATAGTG ATGGCGAGCATCCTTAA
- the LOC140967134 gene encoding protein EMSY-LIKE 3-like isoform X2 produces MEYEAIDSSGTDDDCPQLQYNRVPVGGRVTENGRAFVGLSSYQRMQGDMESQIHNLEKIAYGAVLRAFKAQSNALSWEKEGLITELRRELRVSDDEHRETLSEVNADELIQRIREWKEAVGNRSAVVNAPQHVNNQLPSPTISQSRKKQKTFQPGNQFGTSSQSFHPQSVTSNVTPLPSAVKRGPPLGPGGRRINAGQPVFPSAKPMQHEFVDQYSTGVPVDDPAESIRGPLIGRRVMIKWPADNNFYEALITDYNPADGRHSLVYDSNTPNATLEWVDIKEVPPEDIRWVGDNPLISRPGESGVQAGGGSDAGRGRISSLNHIPNEIRTLRNGVVKEDLGEIEILHTDTLINKVKKVLDASHPDEQEMEKAKKMLKEHEQTLIEVIAKLSVACDSVNVCR; encoded by the exons ATGGAATATGAAGCTATAGACAGTAGTG GTACTGATGATGATTGTCCCCAGCTGCAGTATAATAGAGTTCCCGTTGGTGGTCGTGTTACAGAAAATGGAAGAGCATTTGTAGGTTTATCATCATATCAAAGGATGCAAGGTGATATGGAGTCTCAAATCCACAATCTGGAGAAAATAGCATACGGTGCAGTTCTACGAGCTTTTAAAGCTCAGTCTAATGCCCTATCTTGG GAGAAAGAAGGTCTGATAACAGAACTAAGGAGAGAACTGAGGGTTTCAGATGATGAGCACAGAGAAACGCTTTCTGAGGTCAATGCGGATGAGCTCATTCAGAGAATCAGAGAGTGGAAAGAGGCAGTTGGGAACCGCAGTGCGGTGGTCAATGCTCCACAGCATGTCAACAACCAACTACCCAGTCCAACAATTTCACAATCTCGGAAAAAGCAGAAGACGTTCCAGCCAGGAAATCAATTTGGCACATCATCTCAATCTTTTCACCCTCAGTCGGTAACCTCGAACGTGACACCTTTACCTTCAGCTGTAAAACGGGGACCTCCGTTAGGACCCGGTGGCCGGAGGATTAATGCT GGGCAGCCTGTTTTTCCATCTGCGAAACCCATGCAACATGAGTTTGTTGATCAATATTCCACTGGTGTTCCTGTGGATGACCCGGCTGAAAGCATACGTGGCCCATTAATTGGTAGAAGGGTGATGATAAAATGGCCGGCGGACAATAATTTCTATGAGGCGCTCATTACTGATTACAATCCTGCAGAT GGCCGTCATTCTTTGGTTTATGATAGCAACACACCAAATGCAACCTTGGAATGGGTTGATATTAAGGAG GTTCCCCCTGAGGACATTCGATGGGTGGGTGATAATCCTTTAATATCTCGACCAGGTGAGAGTGGTGTACAAGCTGGTGGTGGATCTGATGCAGGAAGAGGGAGGATATCCTCATTGAACCATATTCCAAATGAAATTCGAACATTACGGAATGGGGTTGTCAAGGAAGATTTGGGAGAAATTGAGATACTTCACACAGACACATTAATAAATAAG GTGAAGAAGGTGCTTGATGCAAGTCACCCTGATGAACAAGAGATGGAGAAAGCTAAGAAAATGCTCAAG GAACATGAACAAACGTTGATCGAAGTGATAGCAAAACTCTCAGTTGCATGTGATAGTG TGAATGTCTGCCGCTAG
- the LOC140967134 gene encoding protein EMSY-LIKE 3-like isoform X1 — protein MEYEAIDSSGTDDDCPQLQYNRVPVGGRVTENGRAFVGLSSYQRMQGDMESQIHNLEKIAYGAVLRAFKAQSNALSWEKEGLITELRRELRVSDDEHRETLSEVNADELIQRIREWKEAVGNRSAVVNAPQHVNNQLPSPTISQSRKKQKTFQPGNQFGTSSQSFHPQSVTSNVTPLPSAVKRGPPLGPGGRRINAGQPVFPSAKPMQHEFVDQYSTGVPVDDPAESIRGPLIGRRVMIKWPADNNFYEALITDYNPADGRHSLVYDSNTPNATLEWVDIKEVPPEDIRWVGDNPLISRPGESGVQAGGGSDAGRGRISSLNHIPNEIRTLRNGVVKEDLGEIEILHTDTLINKVKKVLDASHPDEQEMEKAKKMLKEHEQTLIEVIAKLSVACDSDGEHP, from the exons ATGGAATATGAAGCTATAGACAGTAGTG GTACTGATGATGATTGTCCCCAGCTGCAGTATAATAGAGTTCCCGTTGGTGGTCGTGTTACAGAAAATGGAAGAGCATTTGTAGGTTTATCATCATATCAAAGGATGCAAGGTGATATGGAGTCTCAAATCCACAATCTGGAGAAAATAGCATACGGTGCAGTTCTACGAGCTTTTAAAGCTCAGTCTAATGCCCTATCTTGG GAGAAAGAAGGTCTGATAACAGAACTAAGGAGAGAACTGAGGGTTTCAGATGATGAGCACAGAGAAACGCTTTCTGAGGTCAATGCGGATGAGCTCATTCAGAGAATCAGAGAGTGGAAAGAGGCAGTTGGGAACCGCAGTGCGGTGGTCAATGCTCCACAGCATGTCAACAACCAACTACCCAGTCCAACAATTTCACAATCTCGGAAAAAGCAGAAGACGTTCCAGCCAGGAAATCAATTTGGCACATCATCTCAATCTTTTCACCCTCAGTCGGTAACCTCGAACGTGACACCTTTACCTTCAGCTGTAAAACGGGGACCTCCGTTAGGACCCGGTGGCCGGAGGATTAATGCT GGGCAGCCTGTTTTTCCATCTGCGAAACCCATGCAACATGAGTTTGTTGATCAATATTCCACTGGTGTTCCTGTGGATGACCCGGCTGAAAGCATACGTGGCCCATTAATTGGTAGAAGGGTGATGATAAAATGGCCGGCGGACAATAATTTCTATGAGGCGCTCATTACTGATTACAATCCTGCAGAT GGCCGTCATTCTTTGGTTTATGATAGCAACACACCAAATGCAACCTTGGAATGGGTTGATATTAAGGAG GTTCCCCCTGAGGACATTCGATGGGTGGGTGATAATCCTTTAATATCTCGACCAGGTGAGAGTGGTGTACAAGCTGGTGGTGGATCTGATGCAGGAAGAGGGAGGATATCCTCATTGAACCATATTCCAAATGAAATTCGAACATTACGGAATGGGGTTGTCAAGGAAGATTTGGGAGAAATTGAGATACTTCACACAGACACATTAATAAATAAG GTGAAGAAGGTGCTTGATGCAAGTCACCCTGATGAACAAGAGATGGAGAAAGCTAAGAAAATGCTCAAG GAACATGAACAAACGTTGATCGAAGTGATAGCAAAACTCTCAGTTGCATGTGATAGTG ATGGCGAGCATCCTTAA
- the LOC140967121 gene encoding uncharacterized protein isoform X1, producing the protein MALPDNKQEPDGDDSFRWGTWEELLLAFAVNRHGAGAWSSIASELQKRSSDPNLTLTAQNCRQKYLDLKRRYVAQNDDESVTGEKSNDDESAASATTLLEELRKLRVAELRREVQRYDLNIESLELKMKCMEEERERGPRRERTGTDLEKKSEENRCDEDVKPEVEPSPEPVSGGEKPHADELDKDHMSVNESNSTDLGAEKTRTGEKELEPVEAETAEAGRNRTGESSDEPADLNSEPDRKPDREDSCNGSSNSVEKESGKEAIAKRASESGEAVESEAESKGGDEAMKESSDVQSSASRSKKEGIDKARRGNTSGDERDHEDQSRSVKDLSAQSQPLIDFLQVIRSHKLGSVFERRLRSQETSKYQKLILQHVDLETIEQRLKEGWYSGSSSKFFRDLLLLVNNALVFFSKNSSEAQAAIEFRKLTMKEMSQKFTNSSRKQISLQSLSLTKKEDREASHSLLLKPRISGSLIVCRKRSSIAAKAAGSSSGADSKKKEQTASLAEEKDTKLQPSHPSENAEEPKITKKRTRDRFTLVAANSKKTGKNQSNNSGNKNPVAESGKNQGKGGSSSLHSEPKAGPKKKNQPVVDSKKRGAANFLNRMKQSSSSNNGALLDALKSTPLTSESTSSKGGSEQKKNDNGRRGDKRDHQVATKRSLETRQAKEKGSPSKRNVGRPPKTGTASRPNLGKRGRERDETEASVSKQPKKRSKKL; encoded by the exons ATGGCTTTACCGGATAACAAGCAGGAGCCCGACGGCGACGATTCCTTCCGCTGGGGGACCTGGGAGGAACTTTTACTCGCCTTCGCCGTCAACCGTCACGGCGCTGGCGCGTGGTCCTCAATCGCATCCGAACTCCAGAAAAGGAGCTCCGACCCTAATCTCACGCTAACCGCACAAAACTGTAGGCAGAAATATCTCGACCTCAAACGTCGATACGTCGCTCAGAATGATGATGAATCTGTCACCGGTGAAAAATCGAATGACGACGAAAGCGCAGCCTCCGCGACGACGTTGCTGGAGGAGCTCAGAAAACTACGGGTTGCAGAACTTCGACGGGAAGTCCAACGTTACGATCTCAACATCGA GTCGTTGGAGTTAAAGATGAAGTGTATGGAAGAGGAAAGAGAGAGAGGCCCCAGGAGAGAGAGAACCGGGACGGATCTAGAGAAAAAGAGTGAAGAGAATAGGTGCGACGAGGACGTCAAACCGGAAGTTGAGCCTTCGCCGGAGCCGGTTTCCGGCGGCGAGAAACCTCACGCCGACGAATTAGATAAGGATCACATGTCGGTGAACGAATCTAACTCCACAGATCTCGGGGCGGAGAAGACAAGAACCGGTGAGAAAGAATTAGAACCGGTCGAAGCAGAAACGGCAGAGGCTGGGCGGAATAGAACCGGGGAGTCGAGCGACGAACCGGCAGATTTGAATTCTGAACCGGATCGGAAACCGGATCGCGAAGACTCTTGCAACGGTAGTTCGAACAGCGTAGAGAAAGAATCAGGTAAAGAGGCAATCGCTAAACGAGCGAGCGAGTCGGGAGAAGCGGTGGAATCGGAGGCGGAGTCGAAGGGAGGAGACGAGGCGATGAAGGAGAGTTCAGATGTCCAGAGCTCAGCGAGTAGATCGAAGAAGGAGGGTATCGATAAGGCGCGGCGAGGCAACACCAGTGGCGATGAACGTGACCACGAGGATCAATCTCGTTCCGTTAAAGATCTGTCTGCTCAATCGCAGCCGTTGATTGACTTTCTGCAAGTTATACGGTCCCACAAGCTCGGCTCTGTATTCGAGCGGCGACTGAGAAGTCAG GAAACATCAAAGTATCAGAAGTTGATTCTTCAACATGTTGATCTCGAAACAATAGAACAAAGGTTGAAAGAAGGTTGGTATTCGGGGTCCAGCAGCAAGTTCTTTCGTGATCTTTTGTTGCTTGTCAACAATGCACTTGTCTTCTTTAGTAAAAACTCCTCAGAGGCCCAGGCTGCAATCGAGTTCCGAAAACTCACAATGAAAGAGATGTCTCAGAAATTTACCAATTCATCGAGGAAACAAATTTCACTACAATCCCTATCTTTAACCAAGAAAGAAGACCGTGAGGCTTCTCACTCTTTGCTGTTAAAGCCTAGAATATCGGGCTCGTTGATAGTTTGTCGTAAACGTAGTTCAATTGCAGCGAAGGCAGCAGGATCATCTTCAGGGGCCGATAGTAAGAAGAAAGAACAAACTGCATCGCTAGCTGAGGAGAAGGATACGAAGCTTCAGCCTTCACATCCCTCTGAAAATGCTGAAGAGCCCAAAATCACAAAGAAGAGAACCAGGGATAGATTTACTTTGGTTGCAGCCAATTCGAAGAAAACTGGCAAGAATCAATCCAATAACAGTGGAAATAAAAATCCCGTGGCAGAATCAGGAAAAAACCAGGGAAAAGGAGGGTCATCTTCTCTTCATTCAGAGCCGAAAGCTGGACCCAAAAAGAAGAACCAGCCCGTTGTAGACTCAAAGAAACGTGGTGCAGCTAACTTCTTAAATCGAATGAAGCAAAGTTCATCCTCTAACAACGGTGCTTTGCTTGATGCACTAAAGAGTACACCTCTAACTAGTGAAAGTACTAGTAGCAAAGGAGGATCTGAACAGAAGAAAAACGACAATGGCAGGCGTGGTGACAAGAGAGATCATCAAGTTGCTACCAAGCGTAGCTTAGAAACGAGGCAGGCTAAAGAAAAGGGTAGCCCGTCAAAGAGGAATGTTGGGAGGCCACCAAAAACAGGGACTGCTTCCCGGCCTAATTTGGGTAAACGGGGTAGGGAAAGAGATGAAACCGAGGCATCAGTTTCTAAACAGCCAAAGAAAAGATCAAAGAAGTTATAG
- the LOC140967121 gene encoding uncharacterized protein isoform X2 produces MKCMEEERERGPRRERTGTDLEKKSEENRCDEDVKPEVEPSPEPVSGGEKPHADELDKDHMSVNESNSTDLGAEKTRTGEKELEPVEAETAEAGRNRTGESSDEPADLNSEPDRKPDREDSCNGSSNSVEKESGKEAIAKRASESGEAVESEAESKGGDEAMKESSDVQSSASRSKKEGIDKARRGNTSGDERDHEDQSRSVKDLSAQSQPLIDFLQVIRSHKLGSVFERRLRSQETSKYQKLILQHVDLETIEQRLKEGWYSGSSSKFFRDLLLLVNNALVFFSKNSSEAQAAIEFRKLTMKEMSQKFTNSSRKQISLQSLSLTKKEDREASHSLLLKPRISGSLIVCRKRSSIAAKAAGSSSGADSKKKEQTASLAEEKDTKLQPSHPSENAEEPKITKKRTRDRFTLVAANSKKTGKNQSNNSGNKNPVAESGKNQGKGGSSSLHSEPKAGPKKKNQPVVDSKKRGAANFLNRMKQSSSSNNGALLDALKSTPLTSESTSSKGGSEQKKNDNGRRGDKRDHQVATKRSLETRQAKEKGSPSKRNVGRPPKTGTASRPNLGKRGRERDETEASVSKQPKKRSKKL; encoded by the exons ATGAAGTGTATGGAAGAGGAAAGAGAGAGAGGCCCCAGGAGAGAGAGAACCGGGACGGATCTAGAGAAAAAGAGTGAAGAGAATAGGTGCGACGAGGACGTCAAACCGGAAGTTGAGCCTTCGCCGGAGCCGGTTTCCGGCGGCGAGAAACCTCACGCCGACGAATTAGATAAGGATCACATGTCGGTGAACGAATCTAACTCCACAGATCTCGGGGCGGAGAAGACAAGAACCGGTGAGAAAGAATTAGAACCGGTCGAAGCAGAAACGGCAGAGGCTGGGCGGAATAGAACCGGGGAGTCGAGCGACGAACCGGCAGATTTGAATTCTGAACCGGATCGGAAACCGGATCGCGAAGACTCTTGCAACGGTAGTTCGAACAGCGTAGAGAAAGAATCAGGTAAAGAGGCAATCGCTAAACGAGCGAGCGAGTCGGGAGAAGCGGTGGAATCGGAGGCGGAGTCGAAGGGAGGAGACGAGGCGATGAAGGAGAGTTCAGATGTCCAGAGCTCAGCGAGTAGATCGAAGAAGGAGGGTATCGATAAGGCGCGGCGAGGCAACACCAGTGGCGATGAACGTGACCACGAGGATCAATCTCGTTCCGTTAAAGATCTGTCTGCTCAATCGCAGCCGTTGATTGACTTTCTGCAAGTTATACGGTCCCACAAGCTCGGCTCTGTATTCGAGCGGCGACTGAGAAGTCAG GAAACATCAAAGTATCAGAAGTTGATTCTTCAACATGTTGATCTCGAAACAATAGAACAAAGGTTGAAAGAAGGTTGGTATTCGGGGTCCAGCAGCAAGTTCTTTCGTGATCTTTTGTTGCTTGTCAACAATGCACTTGTCTTCTTTAGTAAAAACTCCTCAGAGGCCCAGGCTGCAATCGAGTTCCGAAAACTCACAATGAAAGAGATGTCTCAGAAATTTACCAATTCATCGAGGAAACAAATTTCACTACAATCCCTATCTTTAACCAAGAAAGAAGACCGTGAGGCTTCTCACTCTTTGCTGTTAAAGCCTAGAATATCGGGCTCGTTGATAGTTTGTCGTAAACGTAGTTCAATTGCAGCGAAGGCAGCAGGATCATCTTCAGGGGCCGATAGTAAGAAGAAAGAACAAACTGCATCGCTAGCTGAGGAGAAGGATACGAAGCTTCAGCCTTCACATCCCTCTGAAAATGCTGAAGAGCCCAAAATCACAAAGAAGAGAACCAGGGATAGATTTACTTTGGTTGCAGCCAATTCGAAGAAAACTGGCAAGAATCAATCCAATAACAGTGGAAATAAAAATCCCGTGGCAGAATCAGGAAAAAACCAGGGAAAAGGAGGGTCATCTTCTCTTCATTCAGAGCCGAAAGCTGGACCCAAAAAGAAGAACCAGCCCGTTGTAGACTCAAAGAAACGTGGTGCAGCTAACTTCTTAAATCGAATGAAGCAAAGTTCATCCTCTAACAACGGTGCTTTGCTTGATGCACTAAAGAGTACACCTCTAACTAGTGAAAGTACTAGTAGCAAAGGAGGATCTGAACAGAAGAAAAACGACAATGGCAGGCGTGGTGACAAGAGAGATCATCAAGTTGCTACCAAGCGTAGCTTAGAAACGAGGCAGGCTAAAGAAAAGGGTAGCCCGTCAAAGAGGAATGTTGGGAGGCCACCAAAAACAGGGACTGCTTCCCGGCCTAATTTGGGTAAACGGGGTAGGGAAAGAGATGAAACCGAGGCATCAGTTTCTAAACAGCCAAAGAAAAGATCAAAGAAGTTATAG
- the LOC140967072 gene encoding uncharacterized protein — translation MKASIKFRDGRKPLLRAKIPVNIMNFPFQSGVAAGETKELCINFATFFDSGPSIKFSYRPNDAQNPFTFVFKTGIGRFGSPNRSPLNMSAEFNLIGSRNPSFFIHFKPDFGDFTLKKSHSSEFVKGLGGDRFEDGVASGDGFVSNGYLKGTGFFSSSAESKAAAGVVSGLLRGAEMSARTALPIPDFAMLNFRWGLRISRHETAAADTDAVMVGKRGDRPIGIGLPLLVMNKIGIEHITKSKPTGEKTEPGPKYAEVADAWLDMKNQMEQIQAENGLLSKALRDLRSDIAAGKMNFLPYDWNNYSTGTKRRSKGGKQSPEMKGFDAFSPVGEGKDEK, via the coding sequence ATGAAGGCTTCGATCAAGTTTCGTGATGGCCGGAAGCCTCTGTTGAGAGCTAAAATCCCAGTAAACATCATGAACTTCCCGTTTCAATCGGGAGTTGCAGCCGGAGAAACCAAGGAATTATGCATCAATTTCGCTACTTTCTTTGATTCTGGCCCCTCCATCAAATTCTCGTATCGTCCGAACGATGCTCAGAACCCTTTTACCTTCGTTTTCAAGACTGGGATTGGGCGTTTCGGATCCCCCAACAGGAGCCCCCTGAACATGAGCGCCGAATTTAACTTGATTGGCAGCCGAAACCCTAGTTTTTTCATCCATTTCAAACCCGACTTCGGCGATTTCACACTCAAGAAATCGCACTCGTCCGAGTTTGTCAAGGGTCTCGGTGGCGATAGGTTCGAAGACGGCGTGGCGAGTGGGGACGGTTTTGTGAGTAACGGGTATTTAAAGGGGACTGGGTTCTTCTCCTCGTCCGCTGAGTCCAAGGCGGCGGCAGGGGTGGTGAGTGGTTTGTTGAGAGGTGCCGAGATGAGCGCTAGAACGGCGTTACCGATTCCAGATTTCGCCATGTTGAACTTCCGATGGGGGTTAAGGATTTCGCGGCATGAGACTGCAGCCGCGGACACGGACGCGGTGATGGTGGGTAAGAGGGGTGATCGGCCTATAGGTATCGGGCTGCCGCTCTTGGTGATGAACAAAATAGGAATCGAGCATATCACAAAATCAAAACCGACAGGAGAGAAAACAGAGCCTGGCCCCAAGTATGCTGAAGTAGCAGACGCATGGTTGGACATGAAAAATCAGATGGAGCAAATTCAAGCTGAGAATGGCCTTCTGAGCAAGGCCTTGCGTGATCTGAGGTCAGACATAGCTGCCGGAAAAATGAACTTTTTACCGTATGACTGGAATAATTACTCCACCGGCACCAAACGGAGGAGCAAGGGCGGCAAACAATCGCCTGAAATGAAGGGTTTTGATGCCTTCTCGCCGGTGGGAGAAGGCAAGGATGAGAAGTGA
- the LOC140967154 gene encoding enoyl-[acyl-carrier-protein] reductase [NADH] 2, chloroplastic-like: MAANATPSTQIVAQRPAISAYHRISGPSFAHFVSKTKGVTREKLWSVKQPFSEIFEANLLKSKRHVIKAMSGASDKQTLPGLPIDLRGKRAFIAGIADDNGYGWAVAKSLAAAGAEILVGTWVPALNIFETSLRRGKFDESRVLPDGSLMEITKVYPLDAVYDCPEDVPEDVKTNKRYSGSDNWTVKEVAESVKKDFGTIDILVHSLANGSEVSKPLLETSRKGYLGAVSASSYSFISLLKHFVPIMNPGGATISLTYIASERIIPGYGGGMSSAKAALESDTKVLAFEAGRKHDIRVNTISAGPLRSRAAKAIGFIDMMIDYSLENAPMQKELTAEEIGNVAAFLASPLASAITGAVIYADNGLNAMGVGVDSPVFKDLDIPRAKQS, encoded by the exons ATGGCTGCGAATGCAACTCCCAGCACCCAAATTGTGGCACAAAGGCCTGCCATTTCTGCATATCATAGAATTTCAGGACCAAGTTTTGCGCACTTTGTGAGTAAAACCAAAGGAGTGACTAGGGAAAAGCTTTGGTCCGTAAAACAGCCATTTTCAGAAATCTTCGAAGCCAATCTGTTGAAATCTAAAAGGCATGTCATAAAGGCTATGTCAGGAGCAAGCGATAAGCAGACTTTGCCTGGACTGCCGATTGATCTCAGAG GGAAAAGGGCATTTATTGCTGGTATAGCTGACGATAATGGGTACGGTTGGGCAGTAGCAAAATCTCTTGCAGCGGCAGGAGCTGAAATTCTTGTTGGTACATGGGTGCCT GCACTAAATATCTTCGAGACTAGCCTACGACGTGGAAAGTTCGATGAATCACGCGT TTTGCCAGATGGTTCTTTGATGGAAATCACAAAGGTCTACCCATTGGATGCAGTTTATGATTGTCCGGAGGATGTTCCAGAAGAT GTCAAAACAAATAAACGTTATTCAGGATCTGACAATTGGACTGTGAAG GAAGTTGCTGAATCAGTGAAAAAAGATTTTGGCACCATTGATATCCTTGTGCATTCACTTGCCAATGGTTCGGAG GTTAGTAAGCCTCTTTTGGAGACATCTAGAAAAGGTTATCTAGGGGCTGTCTCAGCATCAAGCTATTCTTTCATTTCTCTGCTCAAACATTTCGTTCCCATCATGAATCCAG GTGGTGCTACAATATCTCTAACATACATTGCATCCGAAAGAATAATACCGGG ATATGGAGGTGGCATGAGTTCTGCAAAGGCTGCACTGGAGAGTGACACCAAG GTGCTGGCTTTTGAAGCTGGAAGAAAACACGACATCAGAGTTAACACCATATCTGCAG GCCCATTAAGAAGTCGTGCTGCAAAAGCTATCGGTTTCATTGACATGATGATCGACTATTCATTGGAGAATGCCCCCATGCAGAAGGAATTAACTGCAG AGGAGATTGGGAATGTTGCTGCTTTTCTTGCATCCCCATTGGCTTCAGCTATCACCGGTGCTGTTATTTATGCGGATAATGGTCTCAACGCTATGGGGGTTGGGGTCGACAGCCCGGTTTTTAAAGATCTCGACATCCCTAGAGCTAAACAAAGTTAG